The Pseudomonas orientalis genome contains a region encoding:
- a CDS encoding methyl-accepting chemotaxis protein, producing MNLKFSHKILLAASGVVVLAFALFTLYNDYLQRNTIRQNLASSIQQSGELTASSVQNWLSGRILVLENLAQNVAHQGSGADLPGLVDQPAFTANFQFTYVGQTNGVFTQRPDAKMPEGYDPRQRPWYKQAVVADKTMLTPPYMAAVGGQIVTIAMPVKKNGELLGVVGGDLSLQTLVKIINSVDFGGIGHAFLVSGDGQVIVSPDQDQVMKNLKDIYPGTQVRIEKVNQDVVLNGQDRILSFTPISGLPGADWYIGLSIDKDKAYAALGKFRTSALIAMLIAVVAIAVLLSLLIQVLLRPLTTMGVAMKDIAQGEGDLTRRLDVTSKDEFGEVGSAFNQFVERIHASISEVSSATRQVHDLSQRVMASSNASIIGSDEQSARTNSVAAAINELGAATQEIARNAADASQHASGASEQADDGRKVVEQTIQAMSELSQKISLSCTQIETLNASTDNIGHILDVIKGISQQTNLLALNAAIEAARAGEAGRGFAVVADEVRNLAHRTQESAEEIHKMITSLQVGSREAVTTMNASQASSEESVEVANQAGERLVSVTQRIVEIDGMNQSVAAATEEQTAVVETLNVDINQINLLNQQGVANLNETLKDCDALSQQASRLKQLVDSFKI from the coding sequence ATGAATCTCAAGTTCAGTCATAAAATTCTGTTGGCGGCGTCAGGCGTCGTGGTTCTGGCCTTCGCGCTGTTCACGCTCTATAACGATTACCTACAGCGCAACACGATCAGGCAAAACCTGGCGTCCTCCATCCAGCAATCCGGCGAGCTTACCGCCAGCAGCGTGCAGAACTGGCTCAGCGGCCGCATTCTGGTTCTGGAAAACCTGGCACAAAACGTGGCCCATCAAGGGAGCGGCGCCGACCTTCCCGGGTTGGTCGATCAACCGGCGTTCACCGCCAACTTCCAGTTCACCTATGTGGGTCAAACCAACGGTGTGTTCACCCAACGTCCTGATGCGAAGATGCCCGAAGGCTACGACCCGCGTCAGCGCCCTTGGTACAAACAAGCGGTAGTAGCCGACAAAACCATGCTTACTCCGCCTTATATGGCGGCTGTGGGCGGCCAGATCGTGACGATCGCCATGCCGGTGAAGAAGAACGGCGAGTTGTTGGGCGTTGTGGGTGGAGACTTGAGCCTGCAAACTTTGGTGAAGATCATCAACTCGGTGGATTTCGGCGGTATTGGCCATGCGTTCCTGGTCAGTGGGGATGGCCAAGTCATCGTCAGTCCTGACCAGGACCAAGTGATGAAAAACCTTAAAGATATCTATCCTGGTACCCAGGTGCGTATCGAGAAGGTTAACCAGGACGTTGTCCTCAATGGACAGGACCGCATTCTTTCGTTTACGCCAATCAGCGGGTTGCCGGGGGCTGACTGGTACATCGGTCTGTCTATCGACAAAGACAAAGCCTATGCCGCACTGGGTAAATTTCGCACTTCAGCGTTGATAGCGATGCTCATCGCCGTGGTAGCGATTGCCGTGCTGTTGAGTTTGTTGATTCAGGTGTTGTTGCGTCCGCTGACCACCATGGGCGTGGCCATGAAGGACATTGCCCAGGGCGAAGGTGATCTGACCCGACGCCTCGACGTCACGAGCAAAGACGAGTTCGGCGAAGTCGGCAGCGCATTCAATCAATTTGTTGAGCGCATACACGCCTCGATTTCCGAAGTGTCCTCGGCGACACGGCAGGTGCATGACTTGTCCCAGCGTGTGATGGCATCGTCCAACGCATCGATCATCGGCTCTGACGAGCAGAGTGCACGTACCAACAGCGTGGCGGCAGCGATCAACGAGCTGGGCGCCGCCACCCAGGAAATCGCACGTAACGCCGCTGATGCTTCGCAGCATGCCAGCGGTGCCAGTGAACAAGCTGACGACGGTCGCAAGGTGGTGGAGCAAACCATCCAGGCAATGTCGGAGCTGTCGCAGAAAATCAGCCTGTCCTGCACTCAGATCGAGACCCTTAACGCCAGTACCGACAACATTGGCCACATCCTCGATGTGATCAAGGGCATCTCCCAGCAAACCAACTTGCTCGCGCTGAATGCGGCCATCGAAGCGGCCCGTGCCGGCGAAGCTGGGCGTGGGTTTGCCGTGGTTGCTGATGAGGTGCGTAACCTGGCTCACCGTACCCAGGAATCGGCAGAAGAGATTCACAAGATGATCACTTCCCTGCAAGTGGGGTCGCGTGAAGCCGTGACCACCATGAACGCCAGCCAGGCGTCCAGCGAAGAAAGCGTTGAAGTGGCTAACCAGGCCGGCGAGCGTCTGGTCAGCGTGACGCAGCGAATCGTGGAGATTGATGGCATGAACCAATCGGTCGCTGCAGCGACCGAGGAGCAAACGGCGGTGGTTGAGACCCTCAACGTCGACATCAATCAGATCAATCTGCTGAATCAGCAAGGCGTGGCCAACCTCAACGAGACGCTCAAGGACTGCGATGCGCTGTCCCAGCAGGCCAGCCGATTGAAGCAATTGGTCGATAGCTTCAAAATCTGA
- a CDS encoding amino acid adenylation domain-containing protein translates to MRRLTIEWGGAGQTLEALKHVLEQYGHTAGTGTVDLVIEDGSQPPSALSTDACWMSLRVGIGPVSENGLPELQFRCYDRERRLRAVHNVADEPSGNGQRLRRRAEHTLVEWAASLVSGFSRDPGFFCAMTHSDTSPEQGLQGLEALAFMHRFNRTADPALLRTAQVPMIERLQASLGAFANRTALNIADGVVTYRQLHEKAMAIQQRLLPLLEGNGTPSVVGVCLEKSTELYASILAVLGCGAVYLPLSPDHPVKRQHSMLTSAGACVLLANGVHPLRDHFVSLDVGTLASHDIDPTQPLMRHGHGADAPCMALFTSGTTGQPKGVLLSQYNLAHFTAWLSTRVALDDRSRVLQFSPLSFDSSLIDIFPALMAGAELIVPNADQRHDPRQLVELIRLKGITHAFLPPALLSILPLDQPLGLSHLLTGGDFCEPYVIERLAGQCQLHNLYGPTEATVLATHRIFRLGDSNRNIGLPISNTQVLILDDHLQPVDEQVMGDLYIAGPGVSQGYMNGLPQADSPFVKLALPDGQWLQAYRSGDLAQWTPEGIELGGRRDDQVKIRGFRVEPQEIEQCLRSSRLFRQVAVVIDQACRILVFAAQPEPGATLARLKDHGQQWLPEHMQPVAWSELPSLPSSSNGKIDRKALRAAPSTRTEEVTRCGTHTPIQAQLVNLWGELLGLPVSEVSIDDSFFNLGGHSILLSTLLLRLREQFGRSLSLSQFFEAPTIRTLALQMEGAAVPDTSFSQMENDASRALKLEVLPEHRAGNPRKAIVTGANSFVGVHIVQALLAGGAQEVACLVRALPGQSAADRFTQALREYRLDLLDLSRVQVYAADLRQPRLGLSCEAYEHLARNHGVLVHNAAQVNHVMDYTALAKANVEPVFECLRLCETHCKKVFNFISTLSACSSIDTDRYVLEVPASRALPLYVKNGYNLSKWVAERLLGRAVEQGAWVNIHRPGNISFNSQNGVCQPDKNRLMLMLKGSLQLGRVPRMEGNFDLMPVDFLARFIAFHSTRFVAGRNVFNLHNPQPLSWDQYLDAFSQAGHTFERISLKQWQRALRTVRHDNALFGVLGFYLDGVGEDIGDTSMIHYSNAQWGVAQMGTHYPPKSPALLRKGCDYLRTIGFL, encoded by the coding sequence ATGAGGCGCTTGACGATTGAATGGGGCGGTGCCGGCCAGACGCTGGAGGCGCTCAAGCATGTGCTGGAACAATACGGGCATACCGCCGGGACGGGCACGGTCGACCTGGTCATTGAGGACGGTAGCCAGCCACCGTCAGCCTTATCCACCGACGCTTGCTGGATGAGCCTGCGCGTGGGCATCGGCCCTGTGTCCGAAAATGGGCTACCCGAGCTTCAGTTTCGCTGCTACGACCGTGAGCGGCGCCTGCGGGCCGTGCACAACGTCGCCGATGAGCCCAGTGGCAACGGCCAGCGGTTGCGCCGTCGTGCGGAACACACCCTGGTGGAATGGGCAGCCTCGTTGGTCAGCGGATTCTCAAGAGACCCAGGCTTTTTCTGTGCGATGACCCACTCCGACACCTCGCCCGAACAGGGCTTGCAAGGGCTGGAGGCGCTGGCGTTCATGCACCGATTCAATCGTACGGCAGATCCCGCGCTGCTTCGCACGGCACAGGTGCCCATGATCGAACGCTTGCAGGCCAGCCTTGGCGCCTTCGCCAATCGTACAGCGCTGAATATCGCGGATGGCGTGGTGACTTATCGCCAACTTCATGAAAAAGCCATGGCGATTCAGCAACGCTTGCTGCCCCTGTTGGAGGGCAATGGAACCCCATCGGTGGTGGGTGTGTGCCTGGAAAAATCTACCGAGCTCTACGCGAGCATTCTGGCCGTGCTGGGTTGCGGCGCGGTGTATCTGCCGCTGTCTCCGGATCATCCGGTAAAACGCCAGCACAGCATGCTGACAAGCGCAGGTGCCTGCGTATTACTTGCCAATGGCGTGCATCCATTGCGCGATCATTTCGTTTCACTTGATGTGGGTACGCTTGCCTCACACGATATCGACCCTACTCAACCGCTGATGCGTCATGGTCACGGCGCCGACGCGCCGTGCATGGCACTTTTCACTTCCGGCACCACCGGGCAGCCCAAGGGGGTGCTGCTCAGCCAATATAATCTGGCGCATTTCACCGCCTGGCTCAGTACCCGTGTAGCGCTGGATGATAGGAGTCGTGTCCTGCAATTTTCGCCGCTGAGCTTTGATTCGTCGCTGATCGATATTTTTCCCGCCTTGATGGCAGGCGCAGAGTTGATTGTGCCCAACGCAGACCAGCGTCACGATCCTCGCCAATTGGTCGAGTTGATTCGCCTGAAGGGAATCACCCATGCTTTCCTGCCACCGGCACTGCTCAGCATTCTGCCGCTGGACCAGCCTTTGGGCCTCTCTCACCTGCTCACCGGCGGCGATTTCTGCGAGCCCTACGTGATCGAGCGACTGGCAGGTCAATGCCAACTGCACAATCTCTACGGCCCCACCGAAGCCACGGTACTGGCAACCCATCGAATATTTCGGCTCGGTGACAGCAATCGCAACATCGGTTTGCCCATTTCCAACACTCAGGTCCTGATCCTCGACGACCACTTGCAACCGGTGGATGAGCAAGTCATGGGCGATCTGTACATCGCAGGCCCCGGAGTCAGCCAGGGCTATATGAACGGACTACCACAAGCTGACTCTCCGTTCGTCAAGCTGGCGCTGCCTGACGGACAATGGTTGCAGGCTTACCGCAGCGGCGATCTGGCGCAATGGACGCCGGAGGGTATCGAGTTGGGCGGTCGACGGGATGATCAGGTCAAGATCCGCGGTTTTCGAGTAGAGCCTCAGGAAATTGAACAGTGCTTGCGCAGCAGTCGGTTGTTTCGCCAAGTAGCAGTGGTGATTGATCAGGCGTGCAGAATCCTTGTCTTTGCTGCCCAGCCCGAACCCGGCGCTACGTTGGCCAGGCTGAAGGATCACGGCCAGCAATGGCTGCCTGAGCATATGCAACCCGTCGCCTGGAGCGAGTTGCCGAGCCTGCCCTCTTCGAGCAACGGCAAGATCGATCGCAAGGCGTTGCGGGCAGCACCGAGTACCCGCACCGAGGAGGTGACTCGTTGCGGCACGCACACGCCGATCCAGGCGCAGTTGGTGAACTTGTGGGGGGAGTTGTTAGGGTTGCCTGTCAGTGAAGTGTCGATCGATGACAGCTTTTTCAACCTGGGTGGCCATTCGATCCTGCTGTCCACCCTGTTGCTGCGCCTGCGTGAGCAGTTTGGCCGCAGTTTGTCCTTAAGCCAGTTTTTTGAAGCGCCGACAATTCGGACTCTGGCCTTACAGATGGAAGGAGCAGCAGTGCCGGATACATCTTTCAGCCAAATGGAAAACGATGCATCCCGAGCATTAAAACTTGAGGTGCTACCTGAGCACCGCGCCGGAAATCCACGCAAGGCGATTGTCACGGGGGCCAACAGCTTCGTCGGCGTGCATATCGTCCAGGCATTGCTGGCAGGTGGGGCGCAAGAAGTAGCGTGCCTGGTACGGGCGCTCCCGGGCCAGTCGGCGGCGGATCGATTCACTCAGGCGTTGCGTGAATACCGACTGGACCTGCTGGACCTGAGTCGAGTGCAGGTGTACGCCGCGGACCTGCGCCAACCACGCCTGGGCCTTTCCTGTGAGGCATACGAGCACCTCGCCCGCAACCATGGCGTGCTTGTGCACAATGCGGCGCAGGTCAACCATGTAATGGACTACACGGCGCTCGCCAAAGCCAACGTCGAACCGGTGTTTGAATGCCTGCGTCTTTGCGAAACCCACTGTAAGAAAGTTTTCAATTTCATTTCGACGCTGTCGGCCTGCAGTAGCATCGACACTGATCGGTATGTACTCGAAGTACCTGCCAGCCGCGCGTTGCCGCTCTATGTGAAAAATGGTTACAACCTCTCGAAATGGGTGGCCGAGCGATTGCTGGGGCGGGCAGTCGAGCAAGGAGCCTGGGTGAATATTCATCGACCGGGAAACATCAGTTTCAACAGTCAGAATGGCGTCTGCCAACCCGATAAAAATCGCTTGATGTTGATGCTCAAGGGTTCGCTGCAGTTGGGTAGGGTCCCTCGAATGGAAGGGAACTTCGACTTGATGCCGGTGGACTTCCTGGCGCGCTTCATCGCGTTTCACAGCACCCGTTTTGTCGCTGGGCGAAACGTGTTCAACCTGCACAATCCACAGCCGTTGAGCTGGGACCAGTACCTTGATGCGTTCAGCCAGGCCGGACACACTTTTGAACGGATAAGCCTTAAACAGTGGCAACGGGCATTGCGAACGGTACGCCACGACAACGCGTTGTTCGGCGTACTGGGCTTTTACCTTGATGGGGTGGGTGAGGACATCGGCGACACTTCGATGATCCATTACAGCAATGCCCAATGGGGGGTGGCGCAAATGGGCACACACTACCCGCCAAAGAGCCCCGCATTGTTGCGCAAAGGCTGTGACTACCTGAGGACCATCGGCTTTCTCTGA
- a CDS encoding diiron oxygenase — MSAIDYRSFAEDWERRATIRTRPRRMLENDGKLIFPLYRQPLVLSATFLEHCPQSRDFVLAQSFYRFIHDIVIFETEIVDKTARSIAKNRFPLPLPLACRYDAMTVVVDEDYHALVALDFLQQAVELTGIEPLDLSGQIELSRALPAAQAQAPEHLRDAVELIVVAIAENTVTHDVAAFSKDDSVKSSVRGLMADHLFDEGRHAQFWTQLVRIYWQSASAEDRDCIAAVLPTFLAHYLTNDLQKSFDLQLIEHLDITAEIRLALQGEILALDFPITRQHPLVDNIMSFLHHSGVLHTPGVARALDSYLRAPGRLA, encoded by the coding sequence ATGAGTGCTATCGACTACCGCTCCTTCGCCGAAGACTGGGAGCGTCGCGCAACCATTCGCACTCGCCCGCGCCGCATGTTGGAAAACGACGGCAAGCTGATCTTTCCCCTTTACCGCCAACCGCTGGTGCTGAGTGCGACCTTTCTCGAGCACTGCCCGCAATCGCGCGACTTTGTGCTGGCGCAAAGCTTTTATCGATTCATCCATGACATCGTGATTTTTGAAACCGAGATCGTCGACAAGACTGCCCGCAGTATTGCCAAGAATCGCTTCCCGCTGCCCCTCCCCCTCGCCTGCCGCTACGACGCGATGACCGTCGTGGTGGATGAGGATTACCACGCCCTGGTAGCCCTGGACTTCCTGCAGCAAGCCGTCGAGTTGACGGGTATCGAACCGCTCGACCTGTCCGGACAGATCGAACTGAGCCGCGCCTTGCCGGCAGCTCAGGCGCAGGCACCCGAGCACTTGCGCGATGCGGTTGAGTTGATCGTCGTGGCCATCGCCGAAAACACTGTCACCCATGACGTGGCAGCCTTTTCCAAGGACGACAGTGTCAAGTCGTCCGTGCGCGGCCTCATGGCCGATCACCTGTTTGATGAAGGGCGCCACGCACAGTTCTGGACACAGTTGGTGCGCATCTATTGGCAGTCGGCAAGCGCGGAGGATCGCGACTGCATCGCCGCTGTGCTACCGACGTTCCTGGCCCATTACCTGACCAACGACCTACAGAAAAGCTTCGACCTGCAGTTGATCGAACACTTGGATATCACTGCCGAAATTCGTTTGGCGCTGCAGGGTGAAATCCTGGCGTTGGACTTTCCCATCACTCGTCAGCACCCGTTGGTCGACAACATCATGAGCTTCCTGCATCACAGCGGTGTACTGCACACGCCTGGCGTGGCCCGAGCGCTGGACAGCTACCTGCGCGCACCGGGGAGATTGGCATGA
- a CDS encoding DUF3050 domain-containing protein, producing the protein MHHHLLEQKKLQLCNHPLFVEITSHSKLQRFMESHVFAVWDFMTLTKRLQQDLTCTQIPWLPPTDPQAARLINEIVLGEESDEHPTRGHCSHFELYLDAMVEVGANTRVITRFIDLQHQGVEVSAALQMIGAPAGVPRFVDSTWQIALSAPTHCVAAAFLHGREGVIASMFERLLFSSPFIARQAPTLCHYLNRHIELDSQEHGPAAEQVLQRLIGADPIRQQQADSVALEALQSRMTFWDDVQTSMQEVHP; encoded by the coding sequence ATGCATCATCATTTGCTTGAACAGAAAAAACTGCAACTGTGCAACCATCCGTTATTCGTAGAAATAACTTCGCATAGCAAACTACAACGCTTTATGGAGAGTCATGTATTTGCGGTCTGGGACTTCATGACCCTGACCAAACGCCTGCAACAAGATCTTACTTGTACCCAGATACCATGGCTTCCGCCAACTGATCCACAGGCCGCACGCCTGATCAATGAAATCGTGCTGGGCGAGGAGTCGGATGAACATCCGACGCGGGGCCACTGCAGCCACTTTGAACTGTACCTGGACGCCATGGTGGAAGTGGGCGCCAACACCCGCGTCATCACGCGATTCATTGACCTGCAACATCAGGGCGTGGAGGTAAGCGCAGCGTTGCAAATGATCGGTGCGCCGGCCGGTGTGCCCCGTTTTGTCGACAGTACATGGCAGATCGCACTCAGTGCCCCGACTCACTGCGTAGCGGCGGCCTTTCTGCATGGTCGCGAGGGCGTCATTGCATCAATGTTCGAGCGCCTTCTGTTTAGCAGCCCCTTCATTGCTCGGCAGGCGCCCACGTTGTGTCACTACCTCAACCGTCATATCGAGCTGGATAGCCAGGAGCATGGACCGGCGGCGGAGCAGGTGCTCCAGCGTCTGATCGGCGCAGACCCGATTCGCCAGCAACAAGCCGATAGCGTTGCCCTCGAGGCGCTGCAAAGCCGCATGACCTTCTGGGATGACGTGCAGACCTCGATGCAAGAGGTTCATCCATGA
- a CDS encoding GntR family transcriptional regulator encodes MTPKPNPLSSIKVSGPIPAHLARAVIEETLRNAILDGRLPCGTAMRQQELASLFGVSRMPVREALRQLEAQSLLHVVTHKGAVVAPLIEDNSAETYALRMLLESEALRLSIPLLTEADIAEAEACINALECEKDYSEIGRLNRLFHMVLYGKAPNHRLLKLVEHGLNEEERFLRFNLEAMGLGETSQEDHRELLSLVVQKKIDESILTLRNHLMRGMEVINTYLNGIETANRERT; translated from the coding sequence GTGACGCCGAAGCCGAACCCTTTAAGCAGCATCAAGGTCAGCGGACCAATTCCCGCTCATCTTGCCCGCGCCGTTATTGAAGAAACGTTGCGCAACGCCATTCTCGATGGACGGTTGCCCTGTGGCACCGCTATGCGCCAGCAAGAGCTCGCCAGCCTGTTCGGCGTCAGCCGCATGCCGGTGCGCGAAGCATTGCGCCAGTTGGAAGCACAATCCCTGCTGCATGTGGTGACCCACAAGGGTGCGGTGGTCGCGCCATTGATCGAGGACAATTCGGCCGAGACTTATGCCCTGCGCATGCTGTTGGAGTCCGAGGCCTTGCGCTTGTCGATCCCACTGCTCACTGAGGCTGATATCGCCGAGGCAGAGGCCTGTATCAATGCGCTGGAGTGTGAGAAAGACTACAGCGAGATTGGCCGCCTCAATCGCCTGTTTCACATGGTCTTGTATGGCAAGGCGCCTAACCATCGATTGCTCAAACTGGTGGAGCACGGGCTGAATGAGGAAGAGCGGTTTCTGCGCTTCAACCTTGAAGCCATGGGACTGGGCGAGACGTCACAGGAAGACCACCGCGAGTTGCTCAGCCTGGTGGTGCAAAAGAAAATCGACGAAAGCATCCTGACATTGCGTAATCACTTGATGCGCGGCATGGAGGTCATCAATACATACCTCAATGGCATCGAAACTGCGAATAGAGAACGTACGTAA
- the lapG gene encoding cysteine protease LapG, whose translation MAVSFIPYRVLCWLLSAILLAGLMLGGLHADWDFSQISRKASALYGPLGEGQQRIDAWQRLLTSQKQVSEQEQLKIVNLFFNKQMTYVEDIDLWHAVDYWETPIEALWKGAGDCEDYAIAKYFSLRHLGVSSDKLRITYVKALRQNRAHMVLTYYSTPDAIPLVLDSLMDDILPATRRTDLIPVYSFNAEGLYLPGAKGNKKVGDTKRLSRWQDVLRKMRAEGFPAEPAN comes from the coding sequence TTGGCGGTAAGTTTTATTCCCTATCGAGTTCTTTGCTGGCTTTTATCAGCAATCTTATTGGCCGGCCTGATGCTTGGCGGGCTGCATGCCGATTGGGATTTCTCGCAGATCAGCCGCAAGGCCAGCGCCCTGTACGGGCCATTGGGCGAAGGCCAGCAGCGTATTGACGCCTGGCAGCGGCTGTTGACCAGTCAAAAGCAGGTCAGCGAACAAGAACAGCTCAAGATCGTTAACTTGTTTTTCAACAAACAAATGACCTACGTCGAAGACATCGATCTCTGGCACGCGGTCGATTATTGGGAGACACCCATCGAAGCCCTCTGGAAGGGCGCCGGTGACTGCGAAGACTACGCGATCGCCAAGTATTTCAGTTTGCGTCACCTGGGTGTGTCCAGCGACAAATTGCGCATTACCTACGTCAAGGCCTTGCGTCAGAATCGCGCGCACATGGTCTTGACCTACTATTCCACCCCCGACGCGATCCCGCTGGTGCTCGACAGCCTGATGGACGACATCCTGCCGGCTACCCGCCGTACCGATTTGATCCCGGTGTATTCATTCAACGCCGAGGGCCTTTACCTGCCCGGCGCCAAGGGCAACAAGAAGGTCGGCGATACCAAACGCTTGTCGCGCTGGCAGGATGTGTTGAGAAAAATGCGTGCGGAAGGCTTTCCAGCCGAGCCTGCCAACTAG
- the lapD gene encoding cyclic di-GMP receptor LapD, which produces MSLFKQLLIAICLFLVVAFSGSFMVSLESSRTQYVNQLRSHAQDAATALALSLTPNIDDPAMVELLVSSIFDSGYYASIRVVDLATDKTIVERSGIPDSNGVPNWFVKLIGLEPAGGDALVSRGWEQAARVEVVSHPMFALAKLWQSALGSLGWLLLCGAVSVVLGGLLLRRQLKPLDYMVRQSHAIARREFLSLPDLPRTPELRRVVQAMNQMVEKLKALFQEQAERSEKLRTESYQDNLTGLANRRYFEMQLNARVSDPEETNSGYLLVLRVKDLAGLNQRLGGQRTDQLLQAVGEQLLRQCEPYPETHNLVTRIRGGEFAVLAPGLTREEALQLAQNLESTLLSLQATGASDVAPVAYIGLAPFNHGDAPQALLTRADQALAQAEGQGDSTWVCLDHGAAAKVGDDHHAWHTLLDQALTQQRFELYFQPVVASQDPQLVLHYKVLSRLHDVDGHTIPAGRFLPWLERFGWSARLDRLMLEQVLKQMTGHSDSLALNLSAATLQDPEALQRIYDLLRQHSNLGPRLTLEIGEEQLPEQPVLEQMTQRLRELGFSLSLQRFGGRFSMIGNLARLGLAYLKIDGSYIRAIDQESDKRLFIEAIQRAAHSIDLPLIAERVETEGELKVIREMGIFGVQGQLFGEPAPWK; this is translated from the coding sequence ATGTCTTTGTTCAAACAGCTGTTGATCGCAATCTGTCTGTTCCTGGTGGTCGCCTTCAGCGGCAGCTTCATGGTCAGCCTGGAAAGTTCGCGCACGCAATACGTCAACCAGTTGCGCTCCCATGCGCAGGACGCCGCGACGGCGCTGGCGCTGTCGCTCACCCCCAATATCGATGACCCGGCCATGGTGGAGCTGCTGGTCAGCTCGATCTTCGACAGCGGTTACTACGCCAGTATCCGCGTGGTGGACCTGGCAACGGACAAAACCATCGTTGAGCGCAGCGGCATTCCGGACAGCAACGGCGTACCCAACTGGTTCGTTAAATTGATCGGCCTGGAGCCGGCCGGTGGCGATGCGCTGGTGAGCCGTGGTTGGGAGCAGGCGGCGCGCGTCGAGGTGGTCAGCCATCCGATGTTCGCCCTGGCCAAACTCTGGCAGAGCGCCTTGGGCAGCCTTGGCTGGTTGCTGCTGTGCGGCGCTGTCAGTGTGGTGCTTGGCGGGTTGCTGCTGCGCCGCCAATTGAAACCGTTGGACTACATGGTCAGACAGTCCCACGCGATCGCCCGCCGAGAATTCCTCAGCCTGCCCGACCTGCCGCGCACGCCGGAACTGCGCCGGGTGGTGCAGGCGATGAACCAGATGGTGGAAAAGCTCAAGGCACTGTTCCAGGAGCAGGCCGAGCGCAGCGAAAAGCTGCGCACCGAATCCTATCAGGACAACCTCACCGGTCTGGCCAACCGGCGTTACTTCGAGATGCAGCTCAACGCCCGTGTCAGCGACCCCGAAGAAACCAACTCGGGTTACTTGCTGGTGTTGCGCGTCAAGGACCTGGCCGGCTTGAACCAGCGCCTGGGGGGCCAGCGTACCGACCAGCTGCTGCAAGCGGTCGGCGAACAGCTGTTGCGCCAATGCGAGCCGTACCCGGAAACCCACAACCTCGTGACCCGGATCCGTGGCGGCGAATTCGCCGTGCTGGCGCCTGGGCTGACGCGAGAGGAAGCGCTGCAATTGGCGCAGAACCTGGAAAGCACCTTACTCAGCCTGCAGGCCACCGGTGCCAGCGATGTCGCGCCCGTGGCCTATATCGGCCTGGCACCCTTCAACCATGGCGATGCGCCGCAGGCGCTGCTGACCCGCGCCGACCAGGCCCTGGCGCAAGCCGAAGGGCAGGGTGACAGCACTTGGGTGTGCCTCGACCACGGTGCCGCCGCCAAAGTCGGTGACGATCACCACGCCTGGCACACGCTGTTGGACCAGGCGCTGACCCAGCAGCGTTTCGAGCTGTACTTCCAGCCGGTCGTCGCCAGCCAGGATCCGCAATTAGTCCTGCATTACAAAGTGCTGTCACGCTTGCACGACGTTGACGGCCATACCATACCCGCCGGGCGTTTCCTGCCGTGGCTCGAGCGTTTCGGCTGGTCCGCCCGCCTGGACCGCTTGATGCTGGAGCAGGTGCTCAAACAGATGACCGGCCACAGCGATAGTCTGGCGCTGAACCTCTCAGCCGCGACCTTGCAGGACCCAGAGGCCCTGCAGCGCATTTATGACCTGCTGCGCCAGCACAGCAACCTCGGCCCGCGCCTCACCCTGGAAATCGGTGAAGAGCAACTGCCGGAGCAGCCTGTGCTGGAACAGATGACCCAGCGCCTGCGCGAACTGGGCTTCTCCCTGAGCCTCCAGCGTTTCGGTGGGCGTTTCAGCATGATCGGCAACCTGGCCCGCCTGGGCCTGGCGTACTTGAAAATCGACGGCAGCTACATCCGCGCCATCGATCAGGAAAGCGACAAGCGCCTGTTTATCGAAGCCATCCAGCGCGCGGCCCACAGCATCGATCTACCGTTGATTGCCGAACGTGTGGAGACCGAGGGTGAGCTGAAGGTGATTCGCGAGATGGGGATTTTTGGTGTGCAGGGCCAGCTGTTCGGCGAGCCGGCGCCCTGGAAATAA
- a CDS encoding tryptophan synthase subunit beta — MFYVQRDAQGALSRVEAAAFAESTDTLPADHHEIQAWYANEVVETSLAQLKQSDLEMIRVLDDLIQVLTRKGVISVTDLPPAAQAKLMDRNQAREALGGLSQLINDDEKGLI, encoded by the coding sequence ATGTTTTACGTGCAACGTGATGCACAGGGCGCGTTGAGTCGCGTAGAGGCCGCCGCCTTTGCCGAATCCACCGACACACTGCCGGCCGATCACCATGAGATCCAGGCCTGGTACGCCAACGAAGTGGTGGAAACCAGCCTGGCCCAACTCAAGCAGAGTGACCTGGAGATGATTCGGGTGCTGGACGATTTGATCCAGGTGCTCACCCGCAAGGGCGTTATCAGCGTGACGGACCTGCCGCCCGCAGCCCAGGCCAAACTGATGGACCGTAACCAGGCGCGGGAAGCGTTGGGCGGGTTGAGTCAGTTGATCAATGATGATGAGAAAGGGCTTATCTGA